Proteins encoded together in one Falco biarmicus isolate bFalBia1 chromosome 4, bFalBia1.pri, whole genome shotgun sequence window:
- the TRAF7 gene encoding E3 ubiquitin-protein ligase TRAF7 isoform X2, whose translation MSLRSTFSLHEEEEEPEPLVFAEQPSVKLCCQLCCSVFKDPVITTCGHTFCRRCALTSEKCPVDNAKLTVVVNNIAVAEQIGELFIHCKYGCRPAASSKPAAFEVDPRGCPFTIKLSARKDHESSCDYRPVRCPNNPNCPPLLKMNLEAHLKECEHIKCPHSKYGCTFIGNQDTYETHLETCKFEGLKEFLQQTDDRFHEMQVAMAQKDQEIAFLRSMLGKLSEKIDQLEKNLELKFDVLDENQSKLSEDLMEFRRDASMLNDELSHINARLNMGILGSYDPQQIFKCKGTFVGHQGPVWCLCVYSIGDLLFSGSSDKTIKVWDTCTTYKCQKTLEGHDGIVLALCIQGNKLYSGSADCTIIVWDIQNLQKVNTIRAHDNPVCTLVSSHNMLFSGSLKAIKVWDIVGTELKLKKELTGLNHWVRALVASQNYLYSGSYQTIKIWDIRNLECVHVLQTSGGSVYSIAVTNHHIVCGTYENLIHVWDIETKEQVRTLTGHVGTVYALAVISTPDQTKVFSASYDRSLRVWSMDNMICTQTLLRHQGSVTALAVSRGRLFSGAVDSTVKVWTC comes from the exons ATGTCCTTGCGCTCGACGTTCTCACTccatgaggaagaggaggagccA GAGCCACTGGTGTTTGCTGAACAACCGTCCGTGAAGCTGTGCTGCCAACTGTGCTGTAGTGTGTTTAAGGATCCAGTCATCACAACCTGTGGG CACACATTTTGCAGAAGATGTGCCTTAACATCTG AGAAGTGCCCCGTGGACAATGCCAAACTGACCGTAGTAGTTAACAACATTGCGGTGGCTGAGCAGATCGGGGAGCTCTTCATTCACTGCAAGTATGGCTGCCggcctgcagccagcagcaagccCGCTGCCTTCGAGGTGGACCCCCGTGGATGTCCGTTTACAATTAAACTGAGTGCCAGGAA AGATCATGAAAGCAGCTGTGATTACAGGCCAGTTCGCTGCCCCAATAACCCAAACTGCCCACCTCTCCTGAAAATGAACCTGGAGGCACATCTGAAAGAGTGCGAGCACATAAAGTGTCCCCACTCCAAATACGG GTGTACATTCATAGGAAATCAAGACACTTATGAGACCCACTTGGAAACGTGCAAGTTTGAGGGTCTGAAGGAATTCCTGCAGCAGACAGATGATCGCTTCCATGAGATGCAGGTGGCGATGGCCCAGAAGGACCAAGAAATTGCCTTCCTGCGCTCCATGCTGGGGAAGCTCTCAGAGAAAATTGACCAGCTGGAGAAGAACCTGGAGCTTAAATTTG ATGTGCTGGACGAGAACCAGAGCAAGCTGAGTGAGGACCTGATGGAATTCCGCAGGGATGCCTCCATGCTGAAt gatGAGCTCTCCCACATTAATGCTCGGCTCAACATGGGCATCCTTGGAT CCTATGATCCTCAGCAGATCTTCAAGTGCAAGGGGACCTTTGTGGGACACCAGGGCCCTGTCTGGTGTTTGTGCGTTTACTCCATAGGAGACTTGCTCTTCAGTGGCTCTTCAGACAAAACCATTAAG GTGTGGGATACCTGTACTACATACAAGTGCCAAAAGACCTTGGAGGGTCATGATGGAATTGTACTGGCTCTCTGCATCCAGGG GAACAAGCTGTACAGCGGCTCTGCTGACTGCACCATAATT GTCTGGGATATTCAAAACCTGCAGAAAGTGAACACGATCCGAGCACATGACAATCCTGTTTGCACTTTGGTTTCCTCGCACAACATGCTGTTCAGCGGCTCTCTCAAAGCTATCAAG GTCTGGGATATTGTAGGTACCGAGCTCAAACTGAAGAAGGAGCTGACAGGTCTCAATCACTGGGTGCGAGCGCTGGTGGCTTCTCAAAACTATCTCTACAGCGGATCTTACCAAACAATCAAG ATCTGGGACATCCGCAACTTGGAGTGTGTCCACGTGCTGCAGACGTCAGGAGGCAGCGTCTACTCCATCGCTGTGACAAACCACCACATTGTGTGTGGCACCTACGAGAACCTCATCCAT GTCTGGGATATAGAGACAAAGGAACAAGTCCGCACGCTGACCGGGCACGTGGGTACAGTCTATGCCCTCGCTGTCATCTCCACGCCGGATCAAACCAAAGTCTTCAGTGCATCGTATGACCGGTCTCTCAGG GTGTGGAGCATGGACAACATGATCTGTACTCAGACGCTGCTGCGACACCAGGGTAGCGTCACCGCCCTCGCAGTCTCCAGGGGCCGCCTCTTCTCTGGCGCCGTGGACAGCACTGTAAAG GTCTGGACGTGCTAG
- the CASKIN1 gene encoding caskin-1 — translation MGKDQELVQAVKAEDVAAVQKLLQRPKPGKAKLLGSAKKVNVNFQDTDGFSALHHAALNGNTELISLLLEAQAAVDIKDNKGMRPLHYAAWQGKKEPMKMVLKAGSSVNIPSDEGQIPLHLAAQHGHYDVSEMLLQHQSNPCIMDNSGKTPLDLACEFGRVGGNQVVQLLLNSNMCAALLEPKPGDATDPNGTSPLHLAAKNGHIDIIRLLLQAGIDINRQTKAGTALHEAALCGKTDVVRLLLDSGINAHVRNTYNQTALDIVNQFTTSQASKEIKQMLRDASAALQVRAIKDYCNNYDLTSLNVKAGDVITVLEQHADGRWKGCIHDNRTGNDRVGYFPSSLVEAISKRTGSWETVTIPQQYQKIPLPAYGAAVLNGDASSHPFHSLPPPPPPPPHSHQTLFSSFGYHRLSPSSADEPRYGQGSRGADMSPSHLSPSQGGSAAPAPAEEIWVLRKPFAGGDRSSLGSTGSVASARSSGSGQSAGSGAHALHAGSEGVKLLATVLSQKASAQESAVGDGPAKAQDIPAGSSRSQSVASSPYAPQPPAEPQLKKMEPPSEGKSSEAVYQWLCKFQLQLYAPNFINAGYDITTISRMTPEDLTAIGVTKPGHRKKIASEINNLNIPEWLPEYKPANLALWLSMIGLSQYYKVLVENGYENIDFITDITWEDLQEIGITKLGHQKKLMLAVKKLAELQRAELGKYEPGTLKRKAAAAACPEVLAIESPPPEPPECQSPKMTTFQDSELSSELQVAMTGEAPEEPPEKAVNTAAPSYRSPPGLGGRTRLMSSSQELLGDGPRTPPASAISKSQEYLAEGAGEGPPAPPKEGRPPRHGHPVKRASVPPVPGKPRQPFSPSAGQLTPPQTPGKPRPPSPQGLPAPHATAKVKPTPQLLPPGERPASPRSLPQSPTHRGFAYVLPQPTEAEAGPPGVPVLPVSVPVLCLPPAGEGEEEPGRPKKRAHSLNRYAASDSEPERDELLVPDAGPYATVQRRVGRSHSVRAPAGGDKNVNRSQSFAVRPKKKGPPPPPPKRSSSAISSAGMAEDFPKEGEGEVGAGPPTAEGESRREQRRASDLGGSVDTGSAGSVRSIAAMLEMSSIGGGARALALQKPPGAGAPGPAKAPEGYYLQPGAPLGSPERARVATVLATVKHKEAIGLDGEVVNRRRTISGPVTGLVAAARRERADSMRAEADADGPGERLRVERGGSPDGIPFAEEGNLTIKQRPRPLGPARGEAGEGLSPAHRHGELAKVEASATLKRRIRARQSQQDGVRFVLTESDTVKRRPKAKDKEPTLEPASLAVYQNGTGTVKRRPASEMSGAEPPPTPLPTARPDGPEYAPPPAEPKKPFKPPVSPKPVLMQPPQKVPGPPVPIPKKVPIPSPGSPEVKRVHGTPPPVSPKPAPPPTAPKPPKPHAAIQSVSASSTPAPSPARQLGATAAKPSSTPPSLCSSPAKPLSPSAQPQQVPVKPPRSAIAGPSVDSAGPELVQQKLEETSASLAAALQAVEEKIKQEDSQAADSAVESKSTVSILDDIGSMFDDLADQLDAMLE, via the exons GTTCTCGGCTCTGCACCATGCGGCGCTCAACGGCAACACGGAGCTTATCTCGCTGCTGCTGGAGGCGCAGGCTGCGGTGGACATCAAGGACAACAAAG GCATGAGGCCCCTGCACTACGCGGCTTGGCAAGGCAAGAAGGAGCCCATGAAAATGGTGCTGAAAGCGGGTTCCTCTGTAAATATCCCGTCGGATGAGGGCCAGATCCCCCTGCACCTGGCAGCACAGCACGGGCACTACGACGTG TCAGAGatgctcctgcagcaccagtCCAACCCCTGCATCATGGACAATTCGGGGAAGACGCCCCTGGACCTGGCATGCGAGTTTGGCCGGGTCGGGGGTAA CCAGGTGGTCCAACTGCTCCTGAACAGCAACATGTGTGCTGCGCTGCTGGAGCCCAAGCCGGGGGATGCCACCGACCCCAATggcaccagccccctgcaccTCGCCGCCAAGAACGGCCACATTGACATCATCCG gctgctgctgcaggctggcatCGACATCAACCGGCAAACCAAGGCGGGCACGGCGCTGCACGAGGCGGCCCTCTGCGGCAAGACAGACGTGGTGCGGCTGCTGCTGGAT AGCGGGATCAACGCCCACGTCAGGAACACCTACAACCAGACCGCTCTGGACATCGTCAACCAGTTCACCACCAGCCAGGCCAGCAAGGAGATCAAGCAGATGTTGCGGG ACGCCTCCGCCGCGCTGCAGGTCCGGGCCATCAAGGACTATTGCAACAACTACGACCTGACCAGCCTCAACGTGAAAGCCGGGGACGTCATCACC gtgctggagcagcacGCGGACGGGCGCTGGAAGGGCTGCATTCACGACAACCGGACCGGCAACGACCGTGTGGGCTACTTCCCCTCCAGCCTCGTCGAGGCCATAAGCAAACGAACAG GTTCATGGGAGACTGTAACAATCCCCCAACAGTACCAAAAGATCCCGCTCCCGGCTTACGGGGCTGCTGTGCTAAACGGTGACGCCTCGTCCCATCCGTTCCATTCCCTGCCtccacctccacctccaccaccacatTCCCATCAGActcttttcagttcctttggCTATCACAGGCTCTCCCCTAGCAGTGCCGACGAGCCGCGTTATGGACAAG GGTCCCGCGGGGCCGACATGAGCCCATCCCACCTCTCACCATCGCAGGGCGGATCGGCTGCGCCAGCTCCCGCGGAGGAAATCTGGGTGCTGCGGAAACCCTTTGCAG GTGGTGACcgcagcagcctgggcagcacaggcagcgtGGCCTCTGCCCGCAGCTCGGGGAGCGGGCAGAGCGCGGGCAGTGGGGCGCACGCCCTGCACGCTGGCTCTGAAGGTGTCAAG ctgctggcaaCGGTCCTTTCCCAGAAGGCTTCTGCGCAAGAGTCTGCCGTGGGCGATGGGCCGGCCAAGGCGCAGGACATCCCTGCAG GTTCGTCGAGGTCGCAGAGCGTGGCCAGCTCCCCGTacgccccccagcccccggccgagccccagctgaagaaaatggagCCGCCATCGGAGGGGAAG AGCTCAGAGGCCGTGTACCAGTGGCTCTGTAagttccagctgcagctctaCGCGCCCAACTTCATCAATGCTGGCTACGACATCACCACCATTAGCCGGATGACGCCAGAG GACCTCACGGCCATCGGTGTCACCAAGCCGGGGCACAGGAAGAAAATCGCCTCTGAGATCAACAACCTCAATATCCCCGAGTGGCTGCCGGAGTACAAGCCG gccAACCTGGCGCTGTGGCTCTCCATGATCGGCCTGTCCCAGTACTACAAGGTGCTGGTGGAGAATGGCTATGAGAACATCGACTTCATCACCGACATCACCTGGGAGGACTTGCAAGAGATCGGCATCACCAAGCTGG GCCACCAGAAGAAGCTGATGCTGGCAGTGAAGAAGCTGGCGGAGCTGCAGCGTGCTGAGCTGGGCAAGTACGAGCCAGGCACGCtgaagaggaaggcagcagccgCGGCATGCCCGGAGGTGCTGGCCATAGAGTCCCCCCCGCCGGAGCCACCCGAGTGCCAGTCGCCCAAGATGACCACCTTCCAGGACAGCGAGCTCAGCAGCGAGCTGCAGGTGGCCATGACCGGTGAAGCCCCTGAGGAGCCCCCCGAGAAGGCCGTGAACACCGCAGCCCCCAGCTACCGCTCGCCCCCGGGGCTGGGTGGACGCACCAGGCTGATGAGCAGCtcgcaggagctgctgggggatGGCCCGCGCACCCCCCCTGCCTCTGCCATCTCCAAGAGCCAAGAGTACCTGGCGGAGGGGGCCGGTGAGGGTCCCCCTGCACCACCCAAGGAGGGGCGCCCGCCCCGGCACGGCCACCCCGTCAAGCGTGCCAGCGTGCCGCCGGTGCCTGGCAAGCCCCGACAGCCCTTCTCGCCCTCGGCCGGGCAGCTGACGCCACCGCAGACCCCCGGCAAGCCACGACCCCCCTCCCCGCAGGGCCTGCCAGCACCCCACGCTACCGCCAAGGTGAAGCCCACCCCGCAGCTGCTGCCGCCGGGTGAGCGCCCCGCGTCgccccgctccctgccccagTCGCCCACCCACCGCGGCTTTGCCTACGTCCTGCCACAGCCCACTGAGGCCGAGGCGGGGCCCCCAGGGGTGCCCGTCCTGCCCGTCTCGGTGCCGGTGCTGTGCCTGCCGCCGGCAGGTGAGGGTGAGGAGGAGCCAGGGAGGCCGAAGAAGCGGGCGCACAGCCTGAACCGTTATGCCGCCTCGGACAGTGAGCCGGAGAGGGATGAGCTGCTGGTGCCGGACGCGGGGCCATATGCCACCGTCCAGCGCCGTGTCGGGCGCAGCCACTCGGTGCGGGCACCCGCCGGCGGCGACAAGAATGTCAACCGGAGCCAGTCCTTCGCCGTCCGCCCCAAGAAGAAGGGgccccccccgccaccccccaagcgctccagctctgccatctCCAGCGCCGGCATGGCCGAGGACTTCCCCAAGGAGGGTGAGGGTGAGGTGGGCGCCGGGCCCCCCACCGCTGAGGGGGAGAGTCGCCGGGAGCAGCGGCGGGCCAGCGACCTGGGCGGCAGCGTGGACACGGGCAGCGCTGGCAGCGTGCGCAGCATTGCAGCCATGCTGGAGATGTCCTCCATTGGTGGTGGGGCCCGGGCGCTGGCACTGCAGAAGCcacccggggccggggcgccaGGGCCCGCCAAGGCACCTGAGGGCTACTACCTGCAGCCGGGGGCCCCCCTGGGCAGTCCTGAGCGTGCCCGCGTGGCCACTGTCCTAGCCACTGTCAAGCACAAGGAGGCTATTGGACTGGACGGGGAGGTGGTGAACCGGCGCCGGACCATCAGCGGCCCTGTCACCGGGCTGGTGGCAGCTGCCCGCCGCGAGCGTGCTGACAGCATGCGGGCAGAGGCGGACGCTGATGGCCCCGGGGAGCGGTTGCGGGTTGAGCGCGGCGGCTCCCCAGATGGCATTCCCTTCGCCGAGGAGGGCAACCTCACCATCAAGCAACGGCCGCGGCCCCTGGGTCCAGCTCGGGGAGAGGCGGGTGAggggctgtccccagcccaccgccACGGGGAGCTGGCCAAGGTGGAGGCCAGCGCCACGCTCAAGCGGCGGATTCgggccaggcagagccagcaggacGGTGTCCGCTTTGTCCTCACCGAGTCCGACACCGTCAAGCGCCGGCCTAAGGCCAAGGACAAGGAGCCGACGCTGGAGCCGGCCTCACTCGCTGTCTACCAGAATGGCACCGGCACCGTCAAGCGGCGGCCGGCCTCCGAGATGAGTGGGGCTGAGCCACCCCCCACGCCGCTGCCCACCGCCCGCCCCGATGGCCCCGAGTACGCCCCGCCGCCTGCTGAGCCCAAGAAGCCCTTCAAGCCGCCGGTGTCCCCCAAGCCCGTGCTGATGCAGCCGCCCCAGAAGGTGCCTGGGCCACCGGTGCCCATCCCCAAAAAAGTGCCCATCCCGAGCCCCGGCAGCCCAG AGGTGAAGCGGGTCCATGGCACGCCGCCCCCCGTGTCCCCCAAGCCTGCACCACCCCCCACGGCACCCAAGCCCCCCAAGCCCCACGCTGCCATCCAGTCGGTGAGCGCCAGCTCCACACCGGCCCCGTCCCCTGCCCGGCAGCTGGGTGCCACCGCCGCCAAGCCGTCCAGCACGCCGCCCTCGCTCTGCTCCAGCCCCGCCAAGCCCCTCTCGCCCAGTGcgcagccccagcaggtgcCAGTGAAGCCGCCTCGTTCCGCCATCGCTGGGCCCTCCGTCGACAGCGCCGGCCCTGAGCTGGTGCAACAGAAGCTGGAGGAGACGAGTGCGTCCCTGGCCGCGGCGCTGCAGGCGGTGGAAGAGAAGATCAAGCAGGAGGACAGTCAGGCAGCAGA CTCGGCCGTGGAGTCAAAGAGCACCGTGAGCATTTTGGACGACATCGGCAGCATGTTCGACGACCTGGCGGACCAGCTGGATGCCATGCTGGAGTGA
- the TRAF7 gene encoding E3 ubiquitin-protein ligase TRAF7 isoform X1 codes for MSSNKNARYNRFSSGTTNITTSENTNGTRMETTFGPAYSAVTTITKADGTNTFKQHRRTPSSSSTLTYSPRDEDDGMPPISTPRRSDSAISVRSLHSESNMSLRSTFSLHEEEEEPEPLVFAEQPSVKLCCQLCCSVFKDPVITTCGHTFCRRCALTSEKCPVDNAKLTVVVNNIAVAEQIGELFIHCKYGCRPAASSKPAAFEVDPRGCPFTIKLSARKDHESSCDYRPVRCPNNPNCPPLLKMNLEAHLKECEHIKCPHSKYGCTFIGNQDTYETHLETCKFEGLKEFLQQTDDRFHEMQVAMAQKDQEIAFLRSMLGKLSEKIDQLEKNLELKFDVLDENQSKLSEDLMEFRRDASMLNDELSHINARLNMGILGSYDPQQIFKCKGTFVGHQGPVWCLCVYSIGDLLFSGSSDKTIKVWDTCTTYKCQKTLEGHDGIVLALCIQGNKLYSGSADCTIIVWDIQNLQKVNTIRAHDNPVCTLVSSHNMLFSGSLKAIKVWDIVGTELKLKKELTGLNHWVRALVASQNYLYSGSYQTIKIWDIRNLECVHVLQTSGGSVYSIAVTNHHIVCGTYENLIHVWDIETKEQVRTLTGHVGTVYALAVISTPDQTKVFSASYDRSLRVWSMDNMICTQTLLRHQGSVTALAVSRGRLFSGAVDSTVKVWTC; via the exons CTGACGGGACCAATACTTTTAAACAGCATCGTCGGACACcatcctcctccagcaccctcACCTATTCCCCACGAGATGAGGATGATGGCATG CCTCCGATCAGCACCCCACGCCGCTCTGACTCTGCTATCTCCGTCCGTTCATTGCACTCTGAGTCCAACATGTCCTTGCGCTCGACGTTCTCACTccatgaggaagaggaggagccA GAGCCACTGGTGTTTGCTGAACAACCGTCCGTGAAGCTGTGCTGCCAACTGTGCTGTAGTGTGTTTAAGGATCCAGTCATCACAACCTGTGGG CACACATTTTGCAGAAGATGTGCCTTAACATCTG AGAAGTGCCCCGTGGACAATGCCAAACTGACCGTAGTAGTTAACAACATTGCGGTGGCTGAGCAGATCGGGGAGCTCTTCATTCACTGCAAGTATGGCTGCCggcctgcagccagcagcaagccCGCTGCCTTCGAGGTGGACCCCCGTGGATGTCCGTTTACAATTAAACTGAGTGCCAGGAA AGATCATGAAAGCAGCTGTGATTACAGGCCAGTTCGCTGCCCCAATAACCCAAACTGCCCACCTCTCCTGAAAATGAACCTGGAGGCACATCTGAAAGAGTGCGAGCACATAAAGTGTCCCCACTCCAAATACGG GTGTACATTCATAGGAAATCAAGACACTTATGAGACCCACTTGGAAACGTGCAAGTTTGAGGGTCTGAAGGAATTCCTGCAGCAGACAGATGATCGCTTCCATGAGATGCAGGTGGCGATGGCCCAGAAGGACCAAGAAATTGCCTTCCTGCGCTCCATGCTGGGGAAGCTCTCAGAGAAAATTGACCAGCTGGAGAAGAACCTGGAGCTTAAATTTG ATGTGCTGGACGAGAACCAGAGCAAGCTGAGTGAGGACCTGATGGAATTCCGCAGGGATGCCTCCATGCTGAAt gatGAGCTCTCCCACATTAATGCTCGGCTCAACATGGGCATCCTTGGAT CCTATGATCCTCAGCAGATCTTCAAGTGCAAGGGGACCTTTGTGGGACACCAGGGCCCTGTCTGGTGTTTGTGCGTTTACTCCATAGGAGACTTGCTCTTCAGTGGCTCTTCAGACAAAACCATTAAG GTGTGGGATACCTGTACTACATACAAGTGCCAAAAGACCTTGGAGGGTCATGATGGAATTGTACTGGCTCTCTGCATCCAGGG GAACAAGCTGTACAGCGGCTCTGCTGACTGCACCATAATT GTCTGGGATATTCAAAACCTGCAGAAAGTGAACACGATCCGAGCACATGACAATCCTGTTTGCACTTTGGTTTCCTCGCACAACATGCTGTTCAGCGGCTCTCTCAAAGCTATCAAG GTCTGGGATATTGTAGGTACCGAGCTCAAACTGAAGAAGGAGCTGACAGGTCTCAATCACTGGGTGCGAGCGCTGGTGGCTTCTCAAAACTATCTCTACAGCGGATCTTACCAAACAATCAAG ATCTGGGACATCCGCAACTTGGAGTGTGTCCACGTGCTGCAGACGTCAGGAGGCAGCGTCTACTCCATCGCTGTGACAAACCACCACATTGTGTGTGGCACCTACGAGAACCTCATCCAT GTCTGGGATATAGAGACAAAGGAACAAGTCCGCACGCTGACCGGGCACGTGGGTACAGTCTATGCCCTCGCTGTCATCTCCACGCCGGATCAAACCAAAGTCTTCAGTGCATCGTATGACCGGTCTCTCAGG GTGTGGAGCATGGACAACATGATCTGTACTCAGACGCTGCTGCGACACCAGGGTAGCGTCACCGCCCTCGCAGTCTCCAGGGGCCGCCTCTTCTCTGGCGCCGTGGACAGCACTGTAAAG GTCTGGACGTGCTAG